A window of the Chanodichthys erythropterus isolate Z2021 chromosome 21, ASM2448905v1, whole genome shotgun sequence genome harbors these coding sequences:
- the rgs8 gene encoding regulator of G-protein signaling 8 — protein MKTRLGCLSNKSDSCSDFSEFLTPAQERSTRYLKLSNDEVTRWADSFDALLSNKYGLAAFRTFLKTEFSDENIEFWLACEDYKKIKSPAKMMSKASKIYKEFIDIHAPREVNIDHRTREETKQRLLEPTPNSLNEVQAKVYSLMEKDSFPRFIRSKIYQDLLNRTQIYCQRKSV, from the exons ATGAAAACTAGACTAGGGTGCCTGTCTAACAAATCAGACTCATGCAGCGATTTTTCAGAATTCCTGACTCCTGCTCAGGAGAGGTCCACAAGATACTTGAA GTTATCAAATGATGAAGTGACCAGATGGGCAGATTCATTTGATGCTCTGCTGTCCAATAAAT ATGGTTTGGCAGCTTTCAGAACCTTCCTCAAAACAGAGTTCAGTGATGAAAACATCGAGTTCTGGTTGGCATGTGAGGACTATAAAAAGATCAAATCCCCTGCTAAGATGATGTCTAAGGCCAGTAAGATCTACAAGGAATTTATTGACATTCATGCACCCAGAGAG GTTAACATAGACCACAGGACCAGAGAGGAAACCAAACAGAGGCTTCTGGAGCCAACTCCCAACAGTCTCAATGAAGTCCAAGCTAAAGTGTACAGCCTCATGGAGAAAGACTCCTTTCCTCGGTTTATAAGATCAAAGATCTATCAGGACTTACTGAACAGGACACAGATATACTGTCAGaggaaatctgtttaa